From the genome of Calliopsis andreniformis isolate RMS-2024a unplaced genomic scaffold, iyCalAndr_principal scaffold0022, whole genome shotgun sequence:
TTTCTCATTTTCTTTTACTTTTTCTGCATTTCATGATCTCTCTATGCGCCCCTTTCTCCTGTCCGCGCCTCATTCTGATAGCCAATTTCCTTGATACCCGATCTTCTTCTCCTGTATCACCTTTTCTCCCTCTGGGAGTCTCATTTCTATCCCCCTTTACCGGTCTCCTTTTTAATACATCTGAACTGAACGGATAAATATGAAAATGATTGCAACTTATAAAAAGGATCCTATTCGAAAAAACTGTGCAAGCTTGACAAGATCAATTTATGTAGAGTGtaaaatatacatgtatacacAGCATCATGGCATAAAACATCACTGGCTCAATGTACAGGTCGTAAGAAAGCCTCGCGAAAAGATTCGTGGCGGTCGGAGAAGTCTGCACAAAGTTATGCGCGTGTAAGTACGTGTACGAATGGTAACAGAGGAGGGAGAAACATAGAGATAAACGCAAACAAGCGCAAAGGAGTGCAGACAGACGCAGACAAGCGCAGACAAGCGCGGACAAGCGCGGACAAGCGCAGACAAGCGCAGACCAAGCCGTGAAGTGCACGCGGTCGATCGGTCCTAGCAAGGCCCCTCGTGAGCTCGTCGAGCAACTCCTTCTCACGATTGAGTCATCCAGCACGGGAAAAGGACCACCTGGTGAGGAGAGCCAGCGATGTATTTAACGATATAGACCGTTTCATCCTGGTGGCTCCTTCCTCGCTCCTTGCTCGCTCCTTCCTTTTGTCCCTGTTAACCGAGCTCAATTCGACTATAAACTCgttcctttctttttctttttcttacacATCTTACAAGCTTACAAGCTTACAGCTTACCATTTCTCGCCCTCTTTTCAAAAAAGTATTGTTTCGTATGTTATTGTTTCTTGATTTGTTCCTTGATAATTATATACATTTGTAGATTTCTTCTTCATCTGTATCCCTTGACGTGAAACAATACAAACAAGTCACTTTTGGTGTTTTTCAAGcttaaatgtataaaaaatataagatGATTTATGAGTAGATCACTTTGCGTTATGCACTGTTAATAGAATAGCGAAATAAAAGCTGGCATTTGATTACGCGTGAACACCGATGTATGTAATAAGTGAATAGGAGAGTGTCCGACAGAATAATGATGCGGTATCGAATAGTGTATGGTTTTTGCAAAAGAGGATTTCCAGATTGCACACCTGTGTGCAACTTGGCCGAGGAAAGACCTCACCTGTCGAGCAACCGGTCTTCATTGACTTTTTCTTCGTTTATGTACACTCACTTCGCTCTCTGCTTtccactccactccactccactTCACTTCGCTCAATTCCACTCTGctccactccactccactccactccactccactccactccactccactccactccactccactccactccactccactccacaccactccactccactccactccactccacaccactccactccactccactccactccactccactccactccacatcactccacaccactccactctactccactccactccactccactccactccactccactccactccactTCACTCCTctccactccactccactccactccactcctctccactccactccactccactccactccactTCACTCTACTCTACTCTACTCGACTCTACTCTACTCTACTCTACTCTACTCTACTCCACTCTATTCCACTCTATTCCACTCCACTCTACTCCACGCTACTCCACTCCACTCTACTCCACTCTACTCCACTCTACTCCACACTACTCTACTCTTTACTCTCAACTTTCTGTTCGACATCCTTCGCTTTCTATCCTGTGTCCTCTATTTTTCGTTTGTTGTTCGCTATGTAACGCACGCTGTCTTTTGCTCTGTTCGTCACTCATCTTCACCTTTAGTATTACTACGTCGAATCTGACAATaagttaatcaaatctcagtttttCATTTCTCTTGTTTAAGTATATGAATACGTGTATTGCTAAATTTCGTTGAGTAGATCAATTCAGGAGTTTGAAGTTTTTTCTTAATATTGTCCAATTAGAATAGTAGAAAGAATCGTAATTATAAATACATCTAGTGTTCTAGTGTTGACAGAATACGTTAGTATTTGAAAATCTTTAAGATGATATAGTCTCTAACGATCGATACTAAGCAACTTTAGAGGCAAATTATCGGGCCGCAAGCAATTACCAGGTGGAGGTCCGATATAGAGTGGAGCGGTTCGAGAGTTCCAAGAATCGGTCGTGGCTAAAAATAAGATCCCACCCGGGAGCGGTGATTATGTTCCGAAAAAAGGAGAACCGGACGAAACGTTCTCCTCAGAGTGTGCAGGTGCCGCCGATGAGAcgaagaaaaaaagaagaaagagagACCGTCGTGCGTTCGAGAATCTCGCGTTGCCCCGCATCGACTCGCATAAGAAGGCCCTTCTCATCCCGCGCATTGCTATGCAGTACCGTCCCGTGCCGTGCCGCTCCATCTCTGCGCTTCAGCTTCGCTTAATGAAGTTGTCGGTTCAGGACGTTTACAGGTGGGGCCTACCTGCGTGTGGTCCATTCACAACGACTGCTGCGGGACTGGTTAGGAGTGCTTTACATCTTTACTTTTCTCTCTCGAATCGTTTCCAGTTCGCAGATCCTCGAAAAACCATGTACTCGAACAGAGCCAATAATAGTCGTTTATGTCATTATCTTCGTCGCAAttactgttgttgttgttgttgttgttgttgctgctgctgctgctgttgttgtcgTTGCTGTTGTTTCTGCTGTTGtttctgctgttgctgctgctgctgctgctgttgttgctgttgttgttgttgttgctgctgctgctgctgctgctgccgctgcggctgctgctgctgctgctgttgttgttgttgttgttgttgttgttgttgctgctgctgctgctgctgctgctgctgctgctgctgctgctgctgctgctgttgttgttgccgttgttgctgctgctgctgctgttgttgttgttgttattgttgctgctgctgctgctgctgcaattgttcgttgcTTTTATTATGGTAAACTATTAGATAGAAGATTAGTACAACTATGATGGCATTTAGCTGTTCTAGAATCcctaaaaaaaagaaatttatgagAAAGAATGCACATAGAGTTATTCCCACATATGTCTGTATGGTAGTATTCGTATGTTGCGAGGGGGCTGAGTTTTACTGGCATAATACAAATTATTGTCAAAGCAATTTTATCTACAGATCTTGTACGGTCATTTCTTTTTCCTAGTCTAATGTATCGATGTAGAGAAATATTGGCACATTTCTTTTCTTTCCGGTATTTACAATTAGGACCGATAGAGTATATTATGTATGTGTACActttgaacgtagaggattgctCGACTTTGATTATTTCTCTCGAGTCGAATGAAATTCGAATGGAAATATATTTTGAatcgttattttttatttcgttgTATTATATTGTTTACTTCTCTATTAAATCGACCGATTTTATCGTCTTCCAGACTATGCATCGACAGCAGAGGCTTCGatcgtcatcgtcgtcgtcgtctccTTCGTCGTTATCGTTGCCGTTTTGGACACCACGATCGTTCCTTCCGGCTATATCGCTGTCATCAACGTCGATGACGACGCCAACAACGACAATGACAACGACAACGACAACGTCAACGTCAACGTCAACGTCAACGTTATCATCATCGTCACCTCCGCCGTCGTCATTTTTACCTTTGCCCTCATCGTTGTCATCATCGCCATCGTCATTCCCATCATCATTGCAACCATCAGCAAACTCTTCTTTACCATCGTCAACGACATGGTCAACATCCAATTTGTCAGGATATTCTTGGAACGTGCAACAAACTTCCTGTTCGAGGCTATGCATGTTACCAACCGAATCATCATCAGTCGTATCATCGGCATCGATACCCTGTCCGAGACTTGTCTCCGTGTTGGCTTGGTCGGTGACGCTGTTATTAGTCTCGTCGTGTATCGGTTTAACGGACGCTGGCATATTGAACGGGCATCCTTTGGGTAAAAGGTCTTTCATCGACATCCAATGTAAGGGCATATATGATAAAAGTATCTTTGCCCGACTGGATCGTATCTGTGAGGATTGTTATAATCTCTTTCGGGAACCTCAATTGCATCAACTATGCAGGTAAAGCATATTTCTAGAAATGTTCAACATGTAGGCTGAGTTTATTCCATTTTTTGCTCGATACGATACAACATACGTACAATACGTACCTATCCTTTGAATGAACATGTACTACCGACGTGCATTATATTGtaggtacatacatatgtacattctATATGTAGGCATACACATCTCCTTTTCCTTTACGTCGCTACTTTTCGTAAAGACAAGAGTTGTCATACGTAAATAAGTTATTGCATTTCTCCTATACAAATATGTTTGAATCGGAAGCAGGAAACAAAAATGACAAAAATCAACTGAAGAAATATGTACGTATATACaacgtatgtatatgtattcgAGAATGTTTCATGTGCCTATTTACTTTTCAGCGACTGAATCCACGGTGGAAGGGGAGAAAATGATAAATCGTAAATTTTATGATATACATCTAGGATATGTATTTTGCAATTTTTGCAGGAAAGACTGCTTCACATCAGACTACTTCAAAGGATGCTTAGACGTACTATTGCTGCAGGATGAAGTAGAGAAGATCCAAACATGGATCAAGCAACTTCATGGAGCGGAGCCCGGGGTTTAGGTAGCATTTTTTTACGTTTATGATTTTTTCTGCATGTTTTTactttagttttttttttttcatttttactttGATTTCTATTACCGTATTCGTTTTTACTTTCGTTCTTGTTCCCATTTGCGTTTTCTTTTTCGTTTTCCTTCTCGTTCGTCTTCTCCTTTCCACCCTCTGCGTATTACTAATCATAGACATATTACCCattgttttcttttctttctatcCTTTCCTCTTCTCTCCTCTTTTACCCATTCGCGAACACGAATCGATCGAAATATTTTCCATCTCTGTGTCACTCGAACCGACCTTTCATTTTTTTGGTTTGTGAAGCGTTTCTTTTCATTGCTCGTCAACGAATTATCCTCGTAACGGTACTCTTCTGCATTTCCAATCGATCTTGTGAATCTTCCAACATCGTAGAAACGACTCATGTTTGGCATCGATCCTAAAATTTACGAACCATAAATCGATGATGATGTCTCTACCCCTGCATTCAAACGATGATATAAGACGTTCGTGCATGCTGTATATGTTTCTAGGTAAACTTCAGCTCATTTTGCAAAGATCAATAATGCCATTTAGTAGTGTAATAGATGTGAATTCATTCaattttatatataaatatatcggGAGATTAAGTAGCTTATAAATCCACTAAGCTCAGAGTAGGTTGTAGCTACATGTGTTTGCTGACATCTAAACACGTTCAACAATGAATCGATTTAGAAATTTCTCTTCCTCGTTTCTGCGAACTCCTCCTCTCgacgtttttccttcatatatttTTGTGATCCGTTTTTGCTACGGCTCGTTGATATCGGACCCGTTGGATTTTTAGGTTGTTAATCAACCACCATTTTTCAGAGATCCACAGTGAGGAATTATCACCGGAAATACTACCACAACTGaagtaataaaatatatttttgaaacgACAAAATGTTTTTGCAGGTTTCTACTGGAGACAAAGGCAAAACTTTTGGTTTTTGGCCGTTTTCGATTTTTTCACAATAGAATTTCTTTTTCTAGATCTACAACTCGAAAAGAATTCGCATATTCTTCCATTCCGTCTAAATACTAACCACTACTATTTTCTTAATGGATTTGTTCGCTTCTGGTAACGGAGAGAGTGACCTCTGTTCATTGACATGCGACTATATCTTCGCTTAGAATAACGCTAAAATGAGATGTGAATTGAATAAATGAAGTATTATGTGTATTTCTTTCTTAGGCAAGACTGCTTTGGCACGCAATACTTTACAAGCTGTATTCAAGCGTTGCTGCTCGAAGACGAGAAGGAAAAGTTCCAGGAGATGGTCGAGTACCTAGGTCGCAAAAAATAAGGGGTAAGGGGGACATATGTACGCTTGCCTCTATCGTGGAAGTTTCGCTTACGACATGTACGATGTACGGTTCGAATGAAATCGACAAAAAAGAAGCAGGAAGAAGAAGTGTCAGCGATTTTAGGAAACGGAAACGAATCGTAACGATTGTAAACGATGTACATGTGTGTATTAGAAATCTAAGATTCGTTTACGCTATTTCCTTGACAATGCCCGGAAGGTTATCGGACCTCCTACATAATTCAGGATTCATGCACACAGCAATCATACCTCCCCTTTTCTTTTTCGAAATGAGCAAAACGCAACGGCAAAGGCAATGCCAACAATCCAACGAAACGAACAACTGCTTACGATGCCAGCCGCGCACTGTTCAGCAAGGAAGAAACAGCTCGCAATATACCAATCACGTTTCAGATGAAATTGCCTACACATGTCGAAAGGTTGAcagtgaggaaggaagattttcATCCCAGTTACGCATTTCTGTTATTTAAGCTGTTTCTATTGTTTTTGCTGTTTTTGCTGTTCTTGCTGGTAAATTTTAAATTGTTTCAAAGACTCTAATAAGAAAGGAATACCAACGACGAGATACATATACCACCGCTCTCATGATCGCCCTCGTCGTTTCGCCTCTACTTACTTGGGTAGAGAAGGTACTAAGCATATtctacatatatgtacatacatatgtacattgcGAAATATGAAAATGAAGCGGTATGAGCAAATCATATGTACGATAAACCCATACGAATCTAGTCGACAAAATATTTGCGCTCGCGTACTGCGCCGTATTTTTATCCAattgattaattaattaattaactaaTTATTTATGTTGAGTATCGTCGTTCGTTATTGCGACGAgtacatattattttttattctcttTTGTATCGATACAAATCTATAGTAAAAATTGATAATCTAATCGTATACGTTACTTATGCTGCATATGCGATACATAATTAATGGTCTACGTAGGAGAACAATATGTTTGCACTAATTTTTGCTAAATTTCAAATCAGAAATCTGTTTCGAACAGTTAATCGAATGGTTTTAGATACGATATTTACAATAATCAGATTGCCGCAACAGTTTAGTTAGTAACAGAGTAGTGCTTACTAGTGAAGCATTTTTTTGAGACTGAACGTTTTCACGAGTATTGGTAATTGAAATAATAATTCTGCAAACCTTGTATGTTTTCTTGTCGTGGATACTGatcttttcttttttcctcctttttttAAATAGTTGAAATTGCTAACTGCTGTAGCTCCCTTTATTATTGTAAAATCCTTTTACCAAGGCCGTAGCAACCATCGGTACTCTTTTACAGATATCATTGTTCCTATTGGTTTCATTGTTACTGCTGCAACTAAGACTATCTTTATTTCTGCTGTGCACTACTCATTTACTGTAACGCCGGTAAGAATGACTACGACGATCACTGAAATGCGTAGTTTATTCACATCtgttaatattatatttattactacTACCTGTACTATTATACTACTAccactattactactactaccaCTACTATTACAACTACTACTGCTGCTGCTACGCTGCTgctactgctactgctactgctactgCTACCGTTACCGCAACCGCTACCGCTACCGCTACCGCTACCGCTACCGCTACCGCTACCgctactgctactgctactgctactgctactgctactgctactgTTACTGCTGCTGCTACTGCTGCTGCTATTACTgctgctactactactactactgctactactactactaccactgctactactactactaccactACTACTACCACTATTACTACCACTACTACCACTACTACTACCACTACTACCactactactactgctactaccactactactgctactactaGTACTATTATTGTCGCTATCACAACTATTACGAtaactattattactattattattattattatattgttaGTTTATAGTATACCGATTGTTGTTAGCCTAGACGCACACGACCGACAGTCTGTGACCGACAGCTTTATCAGTCTAACGGTCGTTTACAAACTGAACTATCCTTCTTTTCCTATCTGATGAATAAGAAAACAATCGATATGTAAAATTCTGGGTCTGTAATCTGCGTTTAGACCAAGGAAATTGTACGCCTGGGCTTATAATTGCTACGATATCGCTACAACAACTTTTAGTTCACTTGGACAAAATTTGAAACATAAGGCAAACTATCATTGCATGAAATATCATTTTGAAATGACCTATATAGTGAACGGAGTTATTTGTACGTAGTACATGcatagtatttatttatttgttcaCGTTCTTAAATGTTGAGGAAGGCGATGGTTAATGCGGTCATAAAACTTATACGTTTATCAATGTTCTTCCAAATATTTATCGAGTAAAAAAAATGTGACCGAAATTCCTCGTTTTCGCGTGCGTACGACTTTACTCTTTAATGGATGATCTCCGATTTTTATTGACGAGCAGTAGGAATCATTAACCAATGAGTACCTATCTATTAACTACTGAGATTCCCTGGGCGTTGCCGAATGTTATTTAACTAATCGACGCATTCCCACTTCAGGGAATTACCAATCATTCCaaaatcagtattcaatccattCCGACTTCGTCATCGTTCCAAAAGCTATGCCGAAAAAAGTATTCGTTTCGTTTCTCTTGCATTTTGGTTTCCCCGCTGGGATCGTAAGCAAGTACGATGAATTCCGTGGAAAACTATCACCAGAGAAGACAGAGATGGAAAGATTGAGCAAATTGGGAAAACAACTTTTTCTTTTAGCTGTATTTTCGTTTTGTTCCTTCTTTTATCTCTAATATTATTTCAtgttaacgactctaaatgtaaGTAATATCGTCAAAATGTGCGGGAAGAAACGAAAACAGAGACGGCTAAGAAAGCGTATTCTATTCAATTCGATTCTTGTacaattttatatatataatgtatattacatTATAACGTAtgtaatatatgatatatattgtatacattatataaatatgaaatatataaatatatgaatatAGGCGCGCGCAGATACACAAGAAAACACTATGTATACGTGTGCACGAGAACCGCACGAGCGCTGTGTTATGTATGAACGTACGTACATGCGTATACCTACTTCGTGGTATACCTAAGCGATGTGTATGCATGCATACGTATGTGTATGCGTATGATTATTAATACaaatatttcacttttcttGTTTCGCGTGAATAAACAGGTGATTCAAAGATCGACGACGTCTATGTCACTTTGTCAAATGAACGATGTAATACTTTATCGGGTCAACGTTACAGGCTACATTTACGATTAGTCGAAATGATTTCCAGATGGCGGAGAACATGGTTACAATTATGAGATTACATACGTATATATTATCTACCTGTGCAGGCACGAatcaaaataatacaaaaatttaaacgttgactattcgttttacacaacttAACGAGAAGATAACTGATTTTCAATTTTCACGAAAACCGATCAATTCGAAAGTTTCGAAAAGCATCCTGTTATAACATTTTTGTCTATCATGTCTAAATGTATGTAGTACTTATGTACCTAATCTCTAGAACGTTCTCTCGATCACAAGATTCAACGCTCATTATTTTAGACATACATGGTATACGATCCCTCAAATTATCATTCGATCTCGATAAGTAAGACCATTTTATTTCTCAAAACATACCCAGGCAATTTATTcgcaaattagaaaatattacgGAACACAACTATTGTGTAGTGTACCGTAAAGAGATGCGTTACGAAATGAGGACAAATAGGATAAAACAAGACATTTTTTCCGTATACGTAATTTAATGATAATTAGTAAATTCGCTTACAAGTTGCAAAACGACGTACTTCAACATTTGATACGTTGTGCTACGCATTACTTGCGATGTGAACAAACTTATACaagtgtatgtatgtatacaacATGTAGTAGACAGCGTAGATCGCATGTACTACAAACTCAATACGCAAAACTCCCACAAATACGCGGTACTGTAATTAGAAAGTGATCATAGAAACACTAAGAAGTTCACCTTATACTATAGACAGACCTTATCTTTCCTTACAATTTGTACTGTTGCGTTAACTTTAACGCTTGAACGACGCTTAACTTTGGGTAATATTTGGAACATCGAGTCCTTGCTTGAATTTAAAATTGTGAATTCCAAACATCCAACTTAAACATTAGTAGTGGGAAAATCTcttatgacgactactatgtATCGTTATTATGGATATCGATTGTTACTTTTGTGCCTGAAGATGCAGTTAAGATTAGTAAAAGATGTGCGCGGTCATTTTCGTCAAATTGGAAACGGAAAAGCATagttaaataattaaacttTCATTTATGGATGCTCTGAATAATTAGAATTACATTTGAATATTATCCAAAATTGATAATGGTAACTTTCCATTCATCGTTTACGCCTCGCGAGGTGTATCGTTCTTCGAAATACGTACAAGTATATTCGATGCGTGTATAGTCGTGATTATAACCGTTAATCGTTACTCTTATTAACTAATGTTAATCGTGATTCAAGGCACATATCGATATGCAAGGGCCCCCTTTGTCTCCTCTTACTCGATCGATTAGTTTGCGTCGGTGAGCTTTACTTGCAAATCCATTCTTCTTACTACAAACTATGGGTAGCAACGATAGAAAAAGTATTCTTTGTACATTCGATCTAGAATAAATTAGACTGGTCTGCCATGAACGCGAAATCTGTATAAACAGGTATAGTCAAGTTGTCCATGGTTGCTATGTACCCGTAACTCAACATATTCGTAGGATGTCTCGATCGTTGTGTTCTGCGTATAAAAACAACTTTTTCATACCACTCTTGCAAGAATCTCAACGAATAGTTATCATTTTTATGCTGCCAGTGAAAAATGGACACTTACTTGAACGAGGAAATATTGTAAACTGTCATCCGAAGCTATGAATTCATAGTCACCAAACAAAACAGGTGCAGGATCATTTTCATCGATGAAACCCTATACGAACCAAGTAAGTGAATCGTAATAAAGAAGAAACACAAGGAAAATTCATATAAAATTAACTATCAATTAATAAGTACATATCGAAATAATATATATGCATAGGTAGAGTGGCATATCCACTTTATAAAAAAGTCAATACACTTACCCAAACGTTGAACTTTCTTggagcacttgtcatttctccATTTGGTAGAATCGATTTTGGTGCATGTTCGACCGTAAATCCTGTTACGTAAATGGGACTACGTAGCTTAATTAACAGATATCCCGGAAATCCTTGAAATGCCCAACATGCACCCGGCTGTATCGCATTTCCTTGTATTACCGTACGTGGATTATTGTTTTCGTGATAAAGTGTAAAGGCAAGCAGTTTGAATGcccttgtttttatatcgtatctctGCGTACAACGCGTACTAATAATTTGACCGCCTACAAGTAATTAAGGGAGGTTAGTAATAGCTCTACCGATCGATTTTTCATTCATCCTGAACAGGAGGATCGTCCTTGAATGATTCGATCTTACCGGCTGATTCTAAAGCATAATCAACGCGTCCCGTTTTATCGGCATCGTACACTTTTAAAGCCTCTTTCACTATTTCCCGTACCCGATCATCTGTTATAATATTGCCATTGCTCGTTGATATTTTTTCTCGAACTGTAAAAGAATTTCTTTGAAATTCGTATTCATTACCTCCGTTGTACCAACTTACCACTTAAATCTTCACTGGTTATAGGTTTCGCATGGCTGTCGCAACACGATTTCATCTCCAAATAAAGCTCTTTTAATGTCTTCAATTGCAATTTAATACTTTCCATTTCAAGACCGTACGCATTAACTGAGCTATGCTCTTCCAATTTTTTCTTCAACGTTAGCATCTTATTCTGCAAAGAGGAATCATGTACCTATTAAAATGAGAATTAAAATTCTGGCGATCACTCTGAATGGACTTACGTTGTATTCCGACCAAATGAAATCATTTTCCTTTAGTTGTTCAAGTGTTTTGCTAATATTTAAAAGTCGATTCTGCGCACATTCAACGTGTTAATTATTATGAAATTCATTGATCAAATGTAAAGGTAAAGCTTTAATCTTATTTCTAAAGTCCATGTAAACTCTTACACTTTGTTCATTTGCTTGATCCTTTATGCTCTTGATACTGCTACTTAATTTTTCAGTTATTAACTTCAAGTCGCCCGATTTTACGGAATCTTCCGTAAATAATTCTGTTTCCCAAAAGTGTCGTATTGTTACTTTGGTTGAAAGGTACGATAAACACCAGCAACCTGAAATAGAAATGTTCAACATTCGTCATACTTTTAGAGGTTTTTCTTTCTTTAATACGATACAACTACCGAGAGAAGGATAGACGAAGGGACTCACCATTCCGATGACATCGTGATAATCGACCATGTCCATATTCCCCGTGAAGCACGAATCCAATTTTACATCACCAATCAAGCGATCCTACTTCCTCTATCCTTCTCCCATCTTTTAATTTATCCATTCGCTAGGCTTCGTCAATTGCAATAAACTTTTCTTTTACACGCATGATATAAACATTATCAaatttatattatcaaattctgtACTATTCAAAGTGTTTCTACAAACGCGTTCAATGTATGAACGTGCTTTTACAGATACCATAGCATTAAGAGTCACTAACGGTAACTATTCAACATTGTCTCTCGCTATTGTACGGTTACTGCTGTTTGATATTCAAAATCAGAGACAATTCGTGTAATAATAACATGAAACGTTCATCAAATATGTGTTTATGACAGCACCTGTCTCTAACTTATTGGACATTTACAGCTCCATATCAGTAAATGTACATGCGTAACCTATAGATCGTGATTGGTTCATATGCTATATAATAAGTACTGATGACACGACAGtgaaacaaaaaaataagaCAACAAATTTGAGGAGCAGATTTTACGTACATAACGTAAAATATAATGTTACGTATCGTCGTAGCGatgtacataataataataataataataataataataataataataataataatggtagtagtaaaaataataataaaaataatgatgatgatgatgatgatgatgatgatgatgatgatgatgatgatgatgatgatgatgatgatgatgatgataacaacaacaacaacaataacgctataaataataataataatagcaatataAATGCTGCTATAAAATATGCAAATATAACATCAGTAAAGCAAAGATAGTTTAAAAAACACCCAGAAAGAAAAAGTTTATTGTGACTAATCACTAGATTAAATTCCAATCAATGCTAGGCATCTCGGGTAAAGACACGTTCATACTCGGTAGAAGATGTACTgataaattttcaagttttttaATGTATTCGATAACTAAGTCGTTTCTAAAAGACATTAAATTGATCATATTGCTAAAGACGCGATAACTGGTGTCAGTGATATAGGGAATATTGTGCTGTGAATCCAGATGAATAACAGACTGTTTTTTCACGATGTAAGTACctgaaacaaa
Proteins encoded in this window:
- the Itp gene encoding ion transport peptide, which translates into the protein MGDNDRRRAARSRVNFVIRYTMHRQQRLRSSSSSSSPSSLSLPFWTPRSFLPAISLSSTSMTTPTTTMTTTTTTSTSTSTSTLSSSSPPPSSFLPLPSSLSSSPSSFPSSLQPSANSSLPSSTTWSTSNLSGYSWNVQQTSCSRLCMLPTESSSVVSSASIPCPRLVSVLAWSVTLLLVSSCIGLTDAGILNGHPLGKRSFIDIQCKGIYDKSIFARLDRICEDCYNLFREPQLHQLCR
- the LOC143186894 gene encoding uncharacterized protein LOC143186894, which encodes LRRSLKCVVYSHLLILYLLLLPVLLYYYHYYYYYHYYYNYYCCCYAAATATATATATVTATATATATATATATATATATATATATATATVTAAATAAAITAATTTTTATTTTTTATTTTTTTTTTITTTTTTTTTTTTTTTTATTTTTATTSTIIVAITTITITIITIIIIIILLVYSIPIVVSLDAHDRQSVTDSFISLTVVYKLNYPSFPI
- the LOC143186917 gene encoding uncharacterized protein LOC143186917 isoform X3, whose product is MVRSRIQKTKLVRIVREIVQAGDWWNVFPKTDYTYSEKSQCRYEIAPGVLAMPNMSRRSIHSDTETSNQLWNTSERGSMYKTANMEEENEENAENCKSLEEQHKSLPELHGTNLNAKSKIQYTMRHVEQYSCHRDVIYTVPKTAMNPRSRHVRSSASLKSINTRKYNPVSSIDSDTELDDVVSISNKSSEQRKMTQLFANFTTIVAVWFNKLLEFLKLKTVRRREYRASNEYDRYESKWYKIWQNVDRCLHYIYLFMVNVFLFDSWLLSRASTIRNWIPRKSSKVFWIALLPLLIFTGCWCLSYLSTKVTIRHFWETELFTEDSVKSGDLKLITEKLSSSIKSIKDQANEQSNRLLNISKTLEQLKENDFIWSEYNVHDSSLQNKMLTLKKKLEEHSSVNAYGLEMESIKLQLKTLKELYLEMKSCCDSHAKPITSEDLSVREKISTSNGNIITDDRVREIVKEALKVYDADKTGRVDYALESAGGQIISTRCTQRYDIKTRAFKLLAFTLYHENNNPRTVIQGNAIQPGACWAFQGFPGYLLIKLRSPIYVTGFTVEHAPKSILPNGEMTSAPRKFNVWGFIDENDPAPVLFGDYEFIASDDSLQYFLVQNTTIETSYEYVELRVHSNHGQLDYTCLYRFRVHGRPV